The following are from one region of the Salvia splendens isolate huo1 chromosome 2, SspV2, whole genome shotgun sequence genome:
- the LOC121782993 gene encoding transcription factor bHLH53-like isoform X2, which translates to MALSYYNSNWDSFALAELGVDLFNPDDYLVDPIDAFCNSLLSDDLPFADDGIPFDFDHLNSNYFQYNNEPFPHFPKRCDSHPFYQDYSIPEFVLPPPPPLPAFPAPGFIMGSCEGVRMKEESSSAQSVAARQRRRRITAKTQELGKLLPGGQKMNTAEMLHSAYKYIKFLQAQVGLLEFLKVNEEEASVEGEQVFQNLLESPLIQEKLYSTEHCLIPQKLVENYPIIDFSKQASGYD; encoded by the exons ATGGCGTTGAGCTACTACAACTCCAACTGGGACTCCTTTGCGCTGGCGGAATTAGGTGTTGATCTCTTCAACCCCGACGACTACTTGGTGGACCCCATCGACGCCTTCTGCAATTCTCTCCTCTCCGACGACTTACCTTTCGCCGATGATGGAATTCCCTTCGACTTCGATCATCTCAACTCCAACTACTTCCAATATAACAATGAGCCCTTTCCCCATTTCCCCAAACGCTGCGATTCCCACCCATTCTACCAAGATTACTCCATCCCGGAATTTGTGCTTCCTCCGCCGCCACCGCTGCCAGCGTTTCCGGCGCCGGGCTTCATCATGGGGAGCTGCGAGGGCGTGAGGATGAAAGAGGAGAGCTCGTCAGCGCAGAGCGTCGCCGCGAGGCAGAGGCGGCGGAGGATCACGGCGAAGACTCAGGAGCTCGGGAAGCTGCTTCCCGGCGGCCAGAAGATGAACACGGCGGAGATGCTGCATTCCGCCTACAAATACATCAAATTCTTGCAAGCCCAAGTTGGACTACTCGAATTCCTCAAG GTCAACGAAGAGGAAGCATCAGTTGAAGGTGAACAAGTGTTCCAGAATCTTCTAGAATCTCCATTGATTCAAGAGAAGCTCTACTCCACCGAGCATTGCCTGATTCCTCAGAAGCTGGTGGAAAATTATCCAATCATTGATTTTAGCAAGCAAGCAAGCGGTTATGATTAA
- the LOC121782993 gene encoding transcription factor bHLH53-like isoform X1, whose product MALSYYNSNWDSFALAELGVDLFNPDDYLVDPIDAFCNSLLSDDLPFADDGIPFDFDHLNSNYFQYNNEPFPHFPKRCDSHPFYQDYSIPEFVLPPPPPLPAFPAPGFIMGSCEGVRMKEESSSAQSVAARQRRRRITAKTQELGKLLPGGQKMNTAEMLHSAYKYIKFLQAQVGLLEFLKKVNEEEASVEGEQVFQNLLESPLIQEKLYSTEHCLIPQKLVENYPIIDFSKQASGYD is encoded by the exons ATGGCGTTGAGCTACTACAACTCCAACTGGGACTCCTTTGCGCTGGCGGAATTAGGTGTTGATCTCTTCAACCCCGACGACTACTTGGTGGACCCCATCGACGCCTTCTGCAATTCTCTCCTCTCCGACGACTTACCTTTCGCCGATGATGGAATTCCCTTCGACTTCGATCATCTCAACTCCAACTACTTCCAATATAACAATGAGCCCTTTCCCCATTTCCCCAAACGCTGCGATTCCCACCCATTCTACCAAGATTACTCCATCCCGGAATTTGTGCTTCCTCCGCCGCCACCGCTGCCAGCGTTTCCGGCGCCGGGCTTCATCATGGGGAGCTGCGAGGGCGTGAGGATGAAAGAGGAGAGCTCGTCAGCGCAGAGCGTCGCCGCGAGGCAGAGGCGGCGGAGGATCACGGCGAAGACTCAGGAGCTCGGGAAGCTGCTTCCCGGCGGCCAGAAGATGAACACGGCGGAGATGCTGCATTCCGCCTACAAATACATCAAATTCTTGCAAGCCCAAGTTGGACTACTCGAATTCCTCAAG AAGGTCAACGAAGAGGAAGCATCAGTTGAAGGTGAACAAGTGTTCCAGAATCTTCTAGAATCTCCATTGATTCAAGAGAAGCTCTACTCCACCGAGCATTGCCTGATTCCTCAGAAGCTGGTGGAAAATTATCCAATCATTGATTTTAGCAAGCAAGCAAGCGGTTATGATTAA
- the LOC121782944 gene encoding 1,2-dihydroxy-3-keto-5-methylthiopentene dioxygenase 2-like produces MPPTPLLHRSPPPPPCLVASNTWLNLLSLECPNTCLPYSAELVSGIPLKSNGFRCFSLPPLSKPTGFGRASERERMGSESKDPREEVIQAWYMDDSDADQRLPHHRDPQEFVSFEKLDELGVLSWRLDADNYETDPKLKKIREDRGYSYMDFCEVCPEKLPNYEEKIKNFYEEHLHTDEEIRYCVAGSGYFDVRDRDEAWIRIWVKKGAMIVLPAGIYHRFTLDSDNYIKAMRLFVGDPVWTPFNRPHDHLPARKEYVDNFVNKAGGGPAVDAAAA; encoded by the exons ATGCCTCCTACGCCGCTCCTCCACCGGtcaccacctccgccgccgtgCCTCGTTGCTTCCAACACTTGGCTAAATTTGCTATCTTTGGAATGCCCCAACACTTGCTTGCCCTACTCTGCTGAATTAGTCTCAGGAATTCCGTTAAAGAGTAATGGGTTTCGATGTTTTTCTCTCCCCCCTTTATCCAAGCCAACAG GGTTTGGGAGAGCAAGCGAGCGAGAGAGAATGGGTTCTGAAAGCAAG GATCCGAGGGAGGAGGTTATTCAGGCATGGTACATGGATGACAGTGATGCAGACCAGAGGCTTCCCCATCACAGAGATCCACAGGAATTTGTGTCATTTGAGAAACTTGATG AGCTAGGAGTGCTTAGCTGGAGGCTCGATGCTGATAATTATGAAACTGACCCAAAGTTGAAGAAAATTCGTGAAGACCGTGGATATTCTTATATG GATTTTTGTGAGGTTTGCCCAGAAAAGCTGCCAAATTATGAAGAGAAAATCAAGAACTTTTATGAAGAACATCTCCACACTGATGAGGAGATCCGCTATTGTGTTGCTGGAAGCG GTTATTTTGATGTGCGCGATCGCGATGAAGCTTGGATACGCATCTGGGTAAAGAAGGGGGCAATGATTGTCCTTCCAGCTGGAATTTATCACCGCTTTACTCTTGATTCAGACAATTACATCAAG GCAATGAGGCTATTTGTTGGTGACCCTGTATGGACTCCTTTCAATCGCCCTCACGATCATCTCCCTGCAAG GAAAGAATATGTTGATAACTTTGTGAACAAGGCGGGCGGTGGTCCAGCCGTTGATGCTGCAGCAGCTTAA